The sequence GATGCGAACCTGCCCCACTTCGATGCCGCTCGGGCGCTGCTTCATGCCAAGCACTTCACCCACGGGATCGTCGAACGTTGCGATTTCGCGCACCGCCGCAGCCATCGCCGCGATGCGCGATGCATCGAGGTGCAGGCGATCGAGCATGGCTTCGGACAAACCCGCGGCGCGAGCAGCCTCGACGTCTTCTGCATTGGCTCGACGGAGCGCGGAATCATCGTTCGCAGCCGCTTCGAGGCCTTCCGCGATGGCGATGAGCGCTCGATCTTTCTGCGTTCGCGTGGCACGTGCGAGCACACGCGCTGCTGCTCGCGCGCGCACACAGAACTCCTTCAACCGGTCGCTCGATTCGTTGCTCTCCACAGGGGAGAAACCTAACGCGAGGCGGCGCAGCAGGCCAAGGACATGCTAGCGTACACACGTGCGAAGTCGCCTGCGCCCGTTCGCTCCTGCTGTGGTTTTCTTCGTCTCGTTCGCTGGCCTCGGATGCATCGGCGGCGACGAAGAAACGCCCGCTACCGCTGTTCCTACGACGACGGGCATTCCAATGGGTGCTCCTGGAGCGGTTGGCGCACACGTCGAGCCGCCCCCTCCGCCATCGCTTCCGCGCCCTCCACGCTCGGAAGGCGTCGAGCAAAAAATCAACCCCGGGACGGGACCGGAACCGGTCATTCCGCCAAGCCCCTTCGGCTCACCTCTGCACGACGAGCCGCCCTCGACCACCACGAAGAAGAAGCCGAAAGGCACGGCGTTATGAAGTTTGTCTGGGCACTTGCGACGACGGCGATGTTTTTCCTGGCCGCGTGCAGCGGTTCGCCTCGGCCCGCAGGCAAACCGCCGTCAGGTCCTCCCCCCGAATACGAACCGCCCCGCAGCTTCGAATTGCCGAAACCTGCGGGCGAAGAAGCCCCCGCACCTTCTGCACCTGAAGCGCCTGCACCTGCAGAGCAGCAGCCTGGCTCTGCTACCCCGTGACCGGCGTCATGGGGCAAATAATATGAGCACAAACGATCGAAGCTCGACGCGACGACGGCGCGACAAACGACTTTGCGCGCTCGTGCTGCTGTGCGGTTTGTCCGCCAGCACGTTCGCGTGTTCTCGAGCGACGACCGATCCGCCGCCGGCAGCTTCGGCAACCGCCGCACCCGAGCCACCTCCGCCTGCTACGCCGGCTGGCCCGGACGAACTCGCGCTCGTCGCGCCGCTCGTCGTTGGCAGCTCGCTGGGCGACTTCGAGGTGCGCGAAATTCAAGCCGTGCAGAGGGGCGTGCTCAACATCGTTTGTGCCAAGGGCCGATCCGTCGTTCACCTCTTCATCGCGCTCGCATCCGACAAAGGCCCCGAACCACCGGCCGAAGCGGGCAAGTACGCGATCTTCTACTCGCTACGGAAGGGCGATCCGTCCGATGCCGAGCGGCTGGCCAAAGCCTTGGCGGAGATTGTCGGAAAACATTCCGACGTTCCCGTTCCGAAAGGCATGACCGAGTTTGTCCCGGTACCCATTCCCATCTAGTGACCTAGCGACTCGACGAGAAAAGTGCTAGCGCGGCGCATGCTCACTGGCCGTCGGGACACGATCCTGATTCTGGATTTCGGTTCGCAATACACCCAGCTCATCGCACGCAGGATTCGCGAATCCTCCGTTTACTGCGAGGTTCACCGATACGACATCCCCATCGAGCGCATTCGAGCGATTGCGCCTCGGGGCATCGTTCTGTCGGGCGGTCCCGCGAGCGTTTATGGCGACGGCGCGCCGCGTTTGTCCCCGGATGTCCTCACGCAAGTGGGCGTGCCGATCCTGGGCATTTGTTACGGCATGCAGCTCATGTCGCAGCTTCTCGGCGGGCGCGTGGAACGAGGCTCCGAAGGTGAATACGGCCCAGCGCTCGTACGCGTTGCGCGCGCGGCCGGCGTCTTCGACAGATTCGCCGAGGGCGACGTGCTCGATGTGTGGATGAGCCACGGGGATCGCGTGGCCGAAGTGCCGCCTGGTTTTTCCACGCTCGGTACGACTGACACGACACCGTTTGCCGCCATCGCCGACGACGAACGTCGCATGTACGGCCTGCAGTTTCACCCCGAAGTCGTGCACACCAAGCGCGGCAAGGACTTGCTCGATGCGTTTCTCTTCGACGTGTGCGGACTCGAGCCCACGTGGACACCCGCATCGTTCGTCGATGAATCGATCGCAGCCATTCGCGACAAAGTTGGTCCGGACGCACGTGCCGTGTGTGGTTTGTCCGGGGGCGTCGATTCCTCGGTCGCGGCGGTGCTTTGTCACCGCGCGCTCGGGGATCGGCTCGTGTGCATCTTCGTCGACAACGGCCTCTTGCGTAAGGGCGAGGCTGAGCAGGTTGTACGGACGTTCAGCGAGCACCAGCATCTTCGCCTCGTACACGTCGATGCACGCAAGCAGTTCTTGGATGCTTTGGCAGGCGTCACGGACCCCGAGCAAAAGCGCAAAATCATCGGTCGCGTCTTCATCGAGGTCTTCGACGCCGAAGCCAAAAAGATCGACGACTGCCGCTTCTTGGTCCAGGGCACGCTTTATCCCGACGTCATCGAAAGCGTATCTGCGAAGGGGCCGAGCGCGGTCATCAAGAGTCACCACAACGTGGGTGGTTTGCCCGAGCGCATGAAGCTCGGCCTGGTCGAGCCGCTGCGGGAATTGTTCAAGGACGAAGTACGTGCGGTCGGAGCGACGATGGGCATTCCGCATCATCTGCTCTGGCGACACCCCTTCCCTGGCCCTGGATTGGCTGTGCGGTGCCTCGGCACCATCACTGAAGAACGACTCGCGGTCTTGCGTGAAGCGGATGCGATCTTCGAAGAGGAGCTGCGCGCAGCGGGTCAATACGAACGCGTGTGGCAAAGCTTTTGCGTGCTCTTGCCCGTGCGAACCGTGGGTGTGATGGGCGACGAGCGAACGTACGACGAGGTCATTGCGCTGCGTGCGGTCGAATCGAAGGACGGCATGACCGCGGATTGGGCTCGCATTCCTCACGAAGTTCTCGGCAAAACGAGCACTCGGATCATCAACGAGGTTCGTGGGGTCAATCGCGTCGTGTACGATGTGTCCTCCAAACCTCCTGCAACGATCGAGTGGGAATGAGCACCACCGCGACGAGCTCCAGCGTTCTCGAGGCTTTCCGACGACGTTTCTTTCGACAAACAGTCGTCGCGACGGCGTGCGTTTGTCTTGTCGCAACGGCGTGTGAGCCGACGCGACCCGCGACGGTGTCGCTTCGCGTCGCGGGTAACGTGCCCGACGCGCATGTCACGGTTGACGACCAGTATTTGGGCGCCTTGGCATACGTCGCCAAGAGGGGCGTGGCGCTGCCTCCGGGACAGCATCGGATCACCGTCGAAAAGACGGGATTTTTCGCATGGGACCGGGTTGTCGTGGCACGCGAGGGCGATCCGCCCATCAAGCTCGATGTCGTCCTGGTCGAGATTCCCGACTGAGCTAGCGCGTCCCAAGCGCAACAATCACTTGACTCTGCAAAACGATTCGCTACGGTCCCGCCCTTCCGAGGATCCGACATGGCCAACACCCCGAAGTGGAACATCCGTTTGCGTCACGAATGGCTTTCGACCCCGCTCAAGAAGAAGCGAATCAAGCGGGGCCAAAAGGCCCGCATTGGTCTTCTCGATGCCGAGGCGCGTAAGAAGAAGCCCGAAGCTCCGGCGAAGACGGAACAGCAGGGCTGACGGATTGCCGCGGATGATCCGCGGCTTTACGACAGAGTCCTTTCGCTCGCAATTCACGCACCCCTCGTCCCCTCTCCAACTTCGCTACGTGGAGAGGGGAATTTGCGTTCTTGCGAATTTCCTTGCCACTTCAGCGTGGCGTACGTCCCGAAAACCAGTCTCGGTAGTGCTGAAACAGTTTGGCGTACCGAACGTACGAGTCGCGGTCCGACGAAAACCGTCGTTGCCATGCATCGTCTTCGGCTGCGTGCGCGGTGTCCGTAAATCCGTAGCGCTCGCGAATTTCCGCGACGGACGCGGGTTTGACCGCGATCTCCGCGGCAAACGCTGCGTACACATCGAGCGTCAGCCGCGGGCCTGATGCGGTTGCGGTAAAACCCGCCAGGGCAAGTGGCGGCCCCGCAGGCTTTGGAGGCGCTGCATATCCCGGCGATGACGGAGCGCCGCCTTGCGCTGCGATCGCCTGAGCCGTGAGCGGCAACGTCGCGGGGTATCCGCCATAGGACGGCGTTGCTCCTGGAGGCGGAGGTTGCGGATACTGCATCGAAGACGCCATCGGAGCTGCGGGATACCCTGCCGCAGACGGCGAGCGAAAAGGCGCCGATGGAGCCGGTGCCGGGACCGGTTGGCCAGGCACCGAAGGCGCAGGCTGCATCTGCGCTGGAAACGGCAGCGCAGGACGCGAAGGCACGGGCTGAGGTGGATCGGTTTTTCGATCGGCAACCGCTTCCGAGGCTGCTCGTGCCATGTCATCCGGAATGAAGTCCGACCGCGGACGCATCGGCGGGGTCGGTTCTGGCGTGCGCAAAGGTCTTGGTGGCGGAATGTCTGCAAGAGTCGGCGCGGGCATGCCCATGGGCGGCGTCAGCTCGGCATTCGTCTGCGGTTTTGCGAGCCGCGGATCAGCGGGCTTCGGTGCACTGACGCCCATCGGCGGCGTCGCTGACGGCGGCACGTCATCGATCCGCTTTGGTGCAATGACGCCCATCGGCGGCGTGGCCGATGGCGGTGCGGCGTCCTTTGGGTTTGGCGCGGTGACGCCCATCGGTGGCGTCGTCGAGAGAGGCGTCGCGTCGGCGTTCTTTACGTCGGCGGGCATCTCTGTCGGTGACCGTGGCGTCGGATCGGGCGCCATGATGACGGTGCCCATCGGCGCCCGATGCGTCGGGGGATCCTCCAATTCTCCGGGCGGAGGACTTGCCTGGTGAACCGGGGCGCGATCCTTTCGTTTGCGCGCGTGAAACGCCGTAAGGTAGCGTTCTTCGAGCGTTTTTCGCTCGGCTTCGGGCCCGTTCGACATGCGCCCCATCCACATGTCGCGGCTGCGTTCCCAGGTGCTTTCGACGAGCCCCTCGGACCGGAGCACATCAGCTAGCGGCCTTCCTGCCTCCACGTCCGCGCAGAGTGCAGCGAACAGCTCGAGCTCGATCTCCGGTTCCATCCGCATCGGGTGCTGCCGCGGGGCGCAGCGTGACGATACGCCGCATCAGAACGCCGGTCGAGGGTGCGAAGCAGTTTTTCGGCATGCCCTGAACGCTTGGGCTTGCACCTCCCCCGGTAAAGCGTGGTACTAACGCAACAACAACAATGAACTCGACCATTCGTACCTTCCTCGGTCTTGCCCTCCTCGCCGCCCCGTTTGCAACTGGATGCGCCCGCACTGCGCCTTTTGATCAGATGGATCAGGCTCAGATCACGGTCATGCGGTTGACCACGCCGCCGCCCGTTGCGCAGCCTTCGCCAGTCACGGGCCAACCCGGCTTCCCCGGCTTGCCCATTCCTCCCGAGCTTCAAGCTGGAGCAACGGCAGTTCTGCAGGGCGCGCAAGCCGCTGGCATTCCCATTCCGCCCGGTTTGATTCCGGGGCAACCCGGGCCGGTCCAAACGGCGCCGACGCAACCTCCGCCGCCCATGTTCAATGGCCTTGCGATCGTCGCGAGCGTTCCTCTGTCGAACGAAGACATGAAGAACGACCTCCTCGATGTGTTCGGCAAAGAGGACAGCTTCCAAGATGCTCCGCCCTCCCAATGCCCCACGGCGCCGGGCATGGGCATCTCGATGGTTCGTCCGGGTCAACCCAACGTCGACCTTCTCGTGTCGTTTAGCTGCAGCAAAGCGTTTGGCGTTGGTTTTCCCTGGCCATACAAGAAGGACACGCTCACGACCGAGTCGACGCAGAAGCTGGGCCAGATCCATCAGGCACTCTTCGGCGTTCCCGTCGCGCCCGGTTCTTGATCGTCCCGCCCGAGACGCGCATCTGCGCGCATCGCAGCTTCACTAATTACACGTCCAAGCATCACCAGTGCTAGAATCGGTCGAGCGGATGTGCGCCCGATGCGGGCATCTCGCGCTCTTCCATGACCCAACCCGAAAAGCTTTCGCCCGGAATGGTGCTCGGTCGTTACGAGCTGCTCTTGCCCATTGCGCAAGGTGGCATGGCGACCGTTTGGGCTGCGCGGCAAAAAGGCTCACGCGGCTTCCAAAAAACCGTCGCGATCAAGACGATGCTTCCGGCGCTCTCGGACGATCCCCAGTTCGAGCAGATGTTCCTCGACGAAGCGTCGCTCGCGTCGCGCATTCATCATCCGAACGTCGCCGAGATCCTCGATGTCGGCGAGCAAGACGACGTCATCTACATCGTCATGGAATGGGTCGACGGTGAAGCACTCAGCGTGCTCACGAAAACGTCGAAGAAAAACAACGTCACGTTTCCTCAGCGCATAGCTCTGCGCATCGTTCGTCAAGCGTGCAGTGGGCTGCATGCAGCGCACGAGCTGCGTGACGAAAACGATCAATCGCTGGACCTCGTGCACCGAGATGTTTCACCTCAAAACATTCTCGTTTCGTACGACGGCATCGTGAAGATGGTCGACTTCGGCGTGGCCAAAGCG is a genomic window of Polyangiaceae bacterium containing:
- the guaA gene encoding glutamine-hydrolyzing GMP synthase, which codes for MLTGRRDTILILDFGSQYTQLIARRIRESSVYCEVHRYDIPIERIRAIAPRGIVLSGGPASVYGDGAPRLSPDVLTQVGVPILGICYGMQLMSQLLGGRVERGSEGEYGPALVRVARAAGVFDRFAEGDVLDVWMSHGDRVAEVPPGFSTLGTTDTTPFAAIADDERRMYGLQFHPEVVHTKRGKDLLDAFLFDVCGLEPTWTPASFVDESIAAIRDKVGPDARAVCGLSGGVDSSVAAVLCHRALGDRLVCIFVDNGLLRKGEAEQVVRTFSEHQHLRLVHVDARKQFLDALAGVTDPEQKRKIIGRVFIEVFDAEAKKIDDCRFLVQGTLYPDVIESVSAKGPSAVIKSHHNVGGLPERMKLGLVEPLRELFKDEVRAVGATMGIPHHLLWRHPFPGPGLAVRCLGTITEERLAVLREADAIFEEELRAAGQYERVWQSFCVLLPVRTVGVMGDERTYDEVIALRAVESKDGMTADWARIPHEVLGKTSTRIINEVRGVNRVVYDVSSKPPATIEWE
- a CDS encoding PEGA domain-containing protein, translating into MSTTATSSSVLEAFRRRFFRQTVVATACVCLVATACEPTRPATVSLRVAGNVPDAHVTVDDQYLGALAYVAKRGVALPPGQHRITVEKTGFFAWDRVVVAREGDPPIKLDVVLVEIPD